The Culex quinquefasciatus strain JHB chromosome 2, VPISU_Cqui_1.0_pri_paternal, whole genome shotgun sequence genome contains the following window.
ttttttttttctgtgtactataATCTGCCAGGCGCGCCGCCTAGCACGCTGATCGTATCGATAACGGCTAATTAATAAAAAGTGTTTGGGAGTCTCACAGCACATCAACTTCTCATTGGTTGAGTTGTAGAATAAGTAGCACTGCGTCACGTACAAGCTTGAACACTCGGAAAATCCGGCGATATCCGAACTCCTCGGAATTCTTACTCATTCCTTTCAGTACGAACGCGACCTTCAAACCGAGTTCAAGATGCCCGCGAGGCTCCAACTTCAATTTGTTCTTTTAATATTCATTGGTAGTACCCTAGTTGATTCCACTCCCCGAAGATCTTCCCGCTACCGTCCACCAAAGCCACGCTTCGAGGTATACCAACCGCGTGGGTTGATCGCTTGGATCCCTGAAGAAGCGGGGATCACTCTGTTTGGATTCCACGCCAAACTAAACCACCGCTTCGAGGACGAGTACGAGATTGGCCGTTGGGCCAAGACGCTGACTCAGCCCCGGAACGGCCGCTTTGTGTTCGTCGACCGGAAGGCCGAGTTGAAGGTCGGCGATACGATCTACTACAAGACGGTGATTACGCACAACGGCGTGACGTACCGTGGGAACTATGGCACGTATGAGGTCACCAGGTTTACCGGGCCTACGCCGGGGGTTGGCGGAGGAGGTCGGAAGACGACTACGTCAACGACGCTGCCTCCGTTTGTGTACAAAAACAACGAACGGCGAACGAAAGGTGTAGATCCGGATACGTACGTTCCACTAGGTCCGTTCGACTACGAATCCAAAGAGTTCCAGTCTCCACCGCTGATCCGAACTCGGACAATCTCCACGCAAACCAGCGCCGAAGAGCTGGGCTATAAAGAGTGCGATCGAGCGCGAACCCTGGTCAACGGTCGCAAGGTGTGCAGCGGCAAGCTGATCTTCGAGGAAACCTTCGATGGTCGCTCCCTGAACGAACAAAAGTGGCGCATCGAAAACCGCTTCGGCTCGGATCCGGACAACGAGTTCGTCGTGTACGCCGACTTCAACGAGAACATCCAGGTCCGCGACGGGAAACTCGCCATCAAGCCGACCCTGTTCGAGAGCAAGTTTGGCCCGGGCTCGACCAACACCAAGTTTATGTTTGCCGCGGAGTGTACGGGCGTGTTGAACTCGCGGGATTGCATCCGGGATCGGAAGATTGACTTTGATATGATACCGCCGGCGCTTTCGGCGCAGATATCGACGTTTAATTCGTTTAAGTTTATGTATGGGAAGGTGGTGATTAGGGCGAAGTTGCCGAAGGGGGATTGGATATTTCCACGTGAGTAtaatttttgcaaattctttttttttttatttgaaataggtCCAAAAATTTAGTTTAGTTTGCATATTTAAAGACATACAACGATTAAGATTATGTAATAATGATAATgttacgaggtttgaatcaacaaattttttgttgaatataatcaacaagaaaattgcattgaaacaaaccttgattttctcaattccacaaaagtcttttgttgttttgaaaaagctgctttgatgtttagcgttgatttaacaaaaatcttgattttcaaatcaacaaaaaaaaatctgattgtaatagaaacacagatattttgcaatgaaTAAACAGCAcgtcttatttatttatttattttttttttttttttggtggtggtccagccgcacatcgcacagtgggcgaaatggaacccaaaatcggacttaattgaacgcggctggttccctggtatgaaaaatagtgtttcttatgtaaaaaaatccggggaatcgattggtgatggtttcatccaccgcatgaaacggcaaagggtccattttgccccgattccccatttttttacattttttcttgaaaatcggtctgtaatTAGAGCGGAAGCTTTaagcggccatccaaaatgcacttaacttatgtaaaaatgtcccaggaatccagtaaaaatatccacttgcaccgcaaaaatcatctagggtccatttcaccccaattccgctataaaagcaattttggccattttcaaacgttaggtcagattttacaaatctgaaaatatttttatcgtaaagatcagacaattttacataagaatgacgatttgcacttgattgtttgacacatttatgttgatatagaaattaaactaaataaaaagattgaagaatcagttttgggccaattttcccaaacgcagaataaactgccttttacataatttttatttttatcaacataaatgtgttaaactatcaagtgcaaatcgtcattcttatgtaaaattgtttgatctttacgttaaaaatattttcagatttgtaaaatctgacctaacatttgaaaatggccaaaattgcttttatagcggaattggggtgaaatggaccctagatgatttttgcggtgcaagtggatatttttactggattcctgggacatttttacataagttAAGTGTATTTTGGATGGCCGCTTAAAGCTTCCGCTCTAattacagaccgattttcaagaaaaaatgtaaaaaaatggggaatcggggcaaaatggaccctttgccgttttgtgcggtggatgaaaccatcaccaatcgattccccggttttttttacataagtaacactatttttcataccagggaaccagccgcgttcaattaagtccgattttgggttccatttcgcccactgtgcatcgttgatgttgaaacctctaaactgggccctcgtcctgtcacgtccgtcagtagtcttgtcgtacattacaactagaatcagatctgccaatgaattagtacacttcgaccaaataaacactgacgctgtatggatctgactctagaataaatgcacagttgtgtgttattcataagtccaacttattcaattattcatttaagtccaaatattcatttgctaactactttggattgaaaatctaaatcttaatctaaaatcctctaaacttaatgttcaaaactaaacgttcctttaactgttgcagtactacttctatcaaaaaaacaataaaaatttgttgtgcgattttaaaaagaaatgaccatttacgtcaaaacatccgtagttcctcgattcgcaacaatggtcaatacaaccataatccgaaaaccggtagttcaacagatcaacgaattttgtccgatatcattacattattgattgatcgagactctatggacaatttgacataaaagaatgcctagtattctgcatcaatcaaagtttattgacagtattactctaacttaacaattgcaactaaatttatcatcaaatagatttggaaaggatacagatttattttaaatgctaatgctaagcaacaaatcaattgtactatcctaaagtcccacctaaatcccacattgtgatagtgaaaaagtcacagaagcagcggtgtcttgtgcaattgtgatattttcactatcggagaactacctagttcacgaagacagcttatcggtcaacgcttaagccc
Protein-coding sequences here:
- the LOC6047152 gene encoding beta-1,3-glucan-binding protein 2 → MPARLQLQFVLLIFIGSTLVDSTPRRSSRYRPPKPRFEVYQPRGLIAWIPEEAGITLFGFHAKLNHRFEDEYEIGRWAKTLTQPRNGRFVFVDRKAELKVGDTIYYKTVITHNGVTYRGNYGTYEVTRFTGPTPGVGGGGRKTTTSTTLPPFVYKNNERRTKGVDPDTYVPLGPFDYESKEFQSPPLIRTRTISTQTSAEELGYKECDRARTLVNGRKVCSGKLIFEETFDGRSLNEQKWRIENRFGSDPDNEFVVYADFNENIQVRDGKLAIKPTLFESKFGPGSTNTKFMFAAECTGVLNSRDCIRDRKIDFDMIPPALSAQISTFNSFKFMYGKVVIRAKLPKGDWIFPQLYLRPSNEFYGRDEYASGLMRVAYSPGGPRLRNQLSGGLILNNAEPLRCSKMCTLTRPPNWSDQFHEFALTWSPEGIFMEVDKETYCHIVPEGAGFYEEMVATKPQIANLWKLSGNRMAPFDKEFYVSLGVGVGGHYDFHLFPEKPWKDLSVKAMYTFWNARGDWYPTWNANSTLLVDYVRVYAV